The genomic stretch AAGCCCGGTGCTAAAGACGGAACTATCCTCCATGAGTATTATGAAACACAGTCGCCAGGCTTTGAAAGCGAAATATTCGGAAATGGTGCCTGCCACAGGTTTCACCATTATTCTGGGAGCAATACCCATAGCTGTACTGATCTGGGTTTTTCATAATTATGTTCATATAGAAGGAACGGGGCAGTTTCTCTTGAATCTAGCCATAAAAAGCGTTCTATTTAGTGCATTTATGCCTTTTCTACTGCTTCCTTTCAGCAGAATCAGCGAGAATGAACACTATGAGCTGAAGCTTAGTTCTCTTATCACCAATCTTAGGCATTATCCCAGATACTTTGTGTTCAGTTTGTTAAACGCACTTTTCTTTGTATTGATATACCTTATTTGCTTTGGGTTCCCGGGTTTTGCCAGCGATCCCATACTGCGTTTAGTCTGGATAGTGTTAGTTAACTATTGGGTAGCCATTGTTGCTCCAGCTCCAGTGATTATGGAACGTCTCGGGATCAATCCATTTAGGGCGATATCATTGAGTTACCGGCATCTTCATGATGTGCGGTGGAATATCTATTTGTTGGTCTTGGTACTTGGAATCCTGAATTTGCTGGCTTTCGGTTTAGCGATATTTCCCTTGCTTTTCAGTTTACCGCTTAGCTGGTTTGCAATCCGAGACTATACGATTAAGTTGGAGCAGTTTGAGCTTTTTGAATCCAGGATGTAATCGATGAACAGAAAAGAGATAGTATCACTAATAATCCTTTTAGCAGTAATCTCATACGGAGCATACAAGTTTATCACTCGAGAATATACAGAAACACGCAGCAAGTACATTCTGGATACGATTGTAGAGATATCTGCCACCTCAAAATCCAAGAATGTGGGCAATGAAATTGAAGCAGTATTCTCTCTAATCACGGATTTGGGAAAGAAGTTAAACGAATACGACCCCCATAGCATGATATCAAAAATCAATGACAGCACCGAAGAAGAGTTTGCCATAGATGAAGACATATACAATCTCCTGGTTTTATCAGACAGTTTATGGCACATTAGCCAGGGCAACTTCGATCCCAGCATTAAACCTGTGTGGGACCTTTGGCACTTTAACACGGAAAACCCACAAGTTCCGGATTCTCTGTTGATCCAGGAAGAGTTAAAGAAAGTTGACTTTTCCCGGATAAGGTATAGTAAAGATACTCTCTACAAACCTTCTGGTATGAAGCTCACTTTCGGAGGGATTGCGAAAGGATACATCCTGGACAAAGCCATAGCGAGCATGAAGCAGCGCCATCTCTACCGTGGTTTCATCAATAGCCGCAGTTCCATGTGCTTTTATGGCTTCAAGATTGCACCTCTGGTTTACATTCAGCATCCTCGTAATGCAGATAGCAGCATTGCCAACTTTCGCATCAATGATCTCAGCGTAGGTACCAGCGGAGATTATCAACAATTCTTCGAGAATAACGGTAAACGCTATCACCATATCCTGAATGCCAAGACCGGAATGCCCGTGGAGAAGATTTTTTCAGTAACCGTTATCGCTAAAAACACAGCTTTTGCCGATGGTCTATCCACAGCCTTGTTTACGATGGAACCGGGCAAAGCCCTTGACTTTGTTAGCAATACAGAAGGCTTAAACTGCGTCATTTATTACGAACAGGACGATACAATAGTCTCGCTAAAGAGTGAAGACATACGCGACCTGGAATTCAGCGAAAAGATATGACAATACCAGATATTCAAAGCCAAACCGATACCAGAAAGATATCCATCGATAAAGTGGGCGTAAAAGGCTTGCGCTATCCGATTGTGGTAGAAGATCGCTCAAATGGCGAGCAACACACGGTAGCAGATTTGAATATTTACGTGGATTTACCCCATCATCTGCGCGGTACGCATATGAGCAGGTTTATCGATATTCTGCACCACTATCACAAAGAGGCTTTGTTAGGGAATCTGGAACCGTTTCTTAGGGAACTGAAGAGTTCATTGAAGGCACAAGCCGCTTACATCGATATCACTTTCCCCTATTTTATCGCCAAGA from Candidatus Cloacimonadota bacterium encodes the following:
- a CDS encoding FAD:protein FMN transferase, giving the protein MNRKEIVSLIILLAVISYGAYKFITREYTETRSKYILDTIVEISATSKSKNVGNEIEAVFSLITDLGKKLNEYDPHSMISKINDSTEEEFAIDEDIYNLLVLSDSLWHISQGNFDPSIKPVWDLWHFNTENPQVPDSLLIQEELKKVDFSRIRYSKDTLYKPSGMKLTFGGIAKGYILDKAIASMKQRHLYRGFINSRSSMCFYGFKIAPLVYIQHPRNADSSIANFRINDLSVGTSGDYQQFFENNGKRYHHILNAKTGMPVEKIFSVTVIAKNTAFADGLSTALFTMEPGKALDFVSNTEGLNCVIYYEQDDTIVSLKSEDIRDLEFSEKI